The following nucleotide sequence is from Ornithodoros turicata isolate Travis chromosome 2, ASM3712646v1, whole genome shotgun sequence.
cgtgtatgtgtacgagtacgtcgatcagggagtgcacgtgtcgcgacccccaaaactcgagtgtgaaaagaaaattcacttattggctatagatgaacatttttttggaatcaagtccctcgaacgattactgatgagagacaataggtgtttcgtatgcgaacgttgcacgcgctcttttaacgaggaaaagagcatggcgaaacatcgtcgcctgtgcgcggacgtgaacgaaatcttattggaattttgcgaacctggcaaaaattttgtagaatttaataaaatacagtacaagcagcagtacaactacgtcgtcgcgttggacacggagagcgtactcgcgcccagtggtgttggcatgcagcgtcacgtcacctctagcttctgtgccgtgctcgtgcgcacccacgactcgaaggtgatgcgcgtcaggacgcaccacggtgaagattccgcgaggcagtgcgtgaaggctttgatggaaatgcgggacgagatggttgccctgaatgcctgcCCCGccacaatggtgctgaatgatgagcaacgggccgagcacagagctgccacccattgCGCGTACTGTAAACGGGAGTTCACGCGAGATCTACCCCGTATCCGtcatcacgaccattccaagcgatgTACTACCGGGGacacaaattacattgcgacgctgtgcagccccTGTaatgtggcgtgcacgacgagagaaaaattaccgatcatggtgcacaatctggcctacgatttggccggactgctgcgggaatttcaccttctcgggtggaagcgagctcccttcatcgttgccagttccatggaaaaaattcgatcgttcgaaattggcaccttcctattcagagataccatgcagtacctaaattcgtcgctgggggagctcgtggaaaccgtcaaatccatggggggcgcagaggcgttccagtgcctgaagcaggtatttggaaacgactacgaaattctgcttcgtaaaggtgtattcccatacagccacgttaattcttttgcggtgtacgacgaattggctctgccggcaaaatctgccttccgaaatgatctcactggggaggatataagcgaggaagactaccagtatgcactgcaagtatttgaacgttttggatgctcgaatctgagggattataatgcactgtacctgaaaacggatgccctcttACATGCagacgtgatgcagcacttccgacgactgtgctacgacgcgcgtggattagaattgcttcattgtgtttctctggcatcctattcgtggcaatgtgctctaaattacacgcaggcaaaattggagttaatcatcgacgaggacatgtacagaacaaTCGAGTCGGGTGTTaggggcgggctctgtcaggcgagcaggcgtcatttacgtgccaacaaccctctgtgtagtggctatgatcccgataaagaggaggtgtacatatcatacatagattgcaacaatctttatggattcagtatggtaaagcacctccccgtcggcgatttcgagtgggtcgaggattttagctccgtggattttatgcatcaccccacggattcggaggtggggtacgtgtatgtgtgcgacttggagtatccaaaatctatccacgctctaacgcggtacttccccctggctcccgagaaggctgtggtcccggaggaatggctctcgccattccagcgaggtcttctcgaagaattaatgtatcagccagctaacagcaaaaagctgttgctgacgtgcaaggacaaggtcgagtatgtcgttcattacgcactgctcgcactctactgtagattgggcatgagggtgacaaaaattcaccgaatcctaaaatttcgtcaggcaccattcctgcgtccctacattgaggacaatgttgccaggcgcgttGCCTCAGGCACGACGtttgaaaaaaatttctataaaatctcaaataatgcggttttcggaagaacgcttttaaataaatttaacatgagggatattcgagtagccttcgatgaggagacggcgagtcgcctcgggagtcggccagaatgcgtgcgaatggaaattttgtcccccgattgtgtcatgtacgaaatgcgcaaaagaaaagtgcgatgtgatttccccttgcagattggcttcacgattttagaactgagtaaattaacgatGTACGCGTTCTACTACGAAACtttgctgagcaagctcacttgtccggtgattacctgctactttgacacggattctctgatcctcggcctattct
It contains:
- the LOC135383571 gene encoding uncharacterized protein LOC135383571, yielding MRDNRCFVCERCTRSFNEEKSMAKHRRLCADVNEILLEFCEPGKNFVEFNKIQYKQQYNYVVALDTESVLAPSGVGMQRHVTSSFCAVLVRTHDSKVMRVRTHHGEDSARQCVKALMEMRDEMVALNACPATMVLNDEQRAEHRAATHCAYCKREFTRDLPRIRHHDHSKRCTTGDTNYIATLCSPCNVACTTREKLPIMVHNLAYDLAGLLREFHLLGWKRAPFIVASSMEKIRSFEIGTFLFRDTMQYLNSSLGELVETVKSMGGAEAFQCLKQVFGNDYEILLRKGVFPYSHVNSFAVYDELALPAKSAFRNDLTGEDISEEDYQYALQVFERFGCSNLRDYNALYLKTDALLHADVMQHFRRLCYDARGLELLHCVSLASYSWQCALNYTQAKLELIIDEDMYRTIESGVRGGLCQASRRHLRANNPLCSGYDPDKEEVYISYIDCNNLYGFSMVKHLPVGDFEWVEDFSSVDFMHHPTDSEVGYVYVCDLEYPKSIHALTRYFPLAPEKAVVPEEWLSPFQRGLLEELMYQPANSKKLLLTCKDKVEYVVHYALLALYCRLGMRVTKIHRILKFRQAPFLRPYIEDNVARRVASGTTFEKNFYKISNNAVFGRTLLNKFNMRDIRVAFDEETASRLGSRPECVRMEILSPDCVMYEMRKRKVRCDFPLQIGFTILELSKLTMYAFYYETLLSKLTCPVITCYFDTDSLILGLFCKDYEDQLRVIADDHLDLSSFDRDHPLYSEKNRGRLGAFKSETGSVPIEEVICLKAKMYSIKLAGGKTNCKS